A region of Heteronotia binoei isolate CCM8104 ecotype False Entrance Well chromosome 2, APGP_CSIRO_Hbin_v1, whole genome shotgun sequence DNA encodes the following proteins:
- the LOC132566179 gene encoding uncharacterized protein LOC132566179, which translates to MSSTQKSYSSLLSVDDIMENGFLMSSSSYSPSNSCFLEMNSISRSDSTSNTENVKGSLVALKTSETSLNNGKCDLQVSCDGVGFFCKTPVQPCTFDLSNLSSANNSTASSMADAFCDTKSSTPCKEEKLSKQAENALLRSSDMNDLSVFKKPLPPPVLEISGIQANLDNTLSLEASLEELGSLAAVKPDTLSLEASRTAIPLASSGVAAAKPPVLPV; encoded by the coding sequence ATGTCTTCCACTCAGAAAAGCTATTCCAGCCTTCTATCAGTAGATGACATCATGGAAAATGGGTTTCTGATGAGTTCTTCCAGCTACTCTCCAAGTAACAGCTGTTTCCTGGAAATGAACAGCATCTCCAGATCTGACAGTACAAGCAACACAGAGAATGTGAAAGGCAGTTTGGTGGCTCTAAAGACTTCTGAAACTTCTCTGAACAATGGAAAGTGTGACTTGCAGGTTTCCTGTGATGGtgttggatttttctgcaaaactccAGTCCAGCCATGTACCTTTGACTTGTCTAACTTGAGCTCTGCAAATAACAGCACAGCCAGTTCTATGGCAGATGCATTCTGTGACACCAAATCTTCTACTCCATGCAAAGAGGAGAAACTCTCTAAACAAGCTGAGAATGCGTTGTTAAGGAGCTCTGATATGAATGATCTTTCAGTCTTCAAGaagccactgccaccaccagtATTAGAGATCTCTGGAATACAAGCCAATCTGGACAACACACTTTCTTTAGAAGCAAGCTTGGAAGAACTTGGATCCCTGGCTGCTGTGAAACCTGATACACTGTCTTTGGAGGCATCCCGTACAGCTATACCTCTGGCTAGTAGTGGTGTAGCTGCTGCAAAGCCTCCTGTTCTTCCTGTATGA